In Streptococcus oralis, a single window of DNA contains:
- the brnQ gene encoding branched-chain amino acid transport system II carrier protein: protein MAKKGALTGLLLFGIFFGAGNLIFPPSLGALSGEQFLPAIAGFVFSGVGIAVLTLIIGTLNPKGYIYEISKKISPWFATLYLAVLYLSIGPFFAIPRTATTAYEVGISPLLSESNKGLGLIVFTVLYFAAAYLISLNPSKILDRIGRILTPVFALLIVILVVLGAFKYGGTSPQTASAAYQASAFGTGFLEGYNTLDALASVAFSVIAVQTLKQLGFSSKKEYISTIWVVGIVVALAFSALYIGLGFLGNHFPVPAEVMKGGTPGVYILSQATQEIFGSTAQLFLAVMVTVTCFTTTVGLIVSTAEFFNGRFPQISYKVYATAFTLIGFAIANLGLDAIIKYSVPVLVILYPITIAIVMIVIVNKFVALSTPGMQLTIGLVTAIALASVLGSSFKIEFLENLINALPFASASLPWLVPAIIGILLSLVLPNKQESDVFEME from the coding sequence ATGGCTAAAAAAGGTGCTCTAACAGGCTTGCTCCTGTTTGGAATATTTTTTGGTGCGGGAAACTTGATTTTTCCACCTTCTCTAGGTGCCCTATCTGGAGAACAGTTTCTTCCTGCCATCGCAGGTTTTGTCTTTTCAGGTGTCGGTATTGCCGTCTTGACACTTATCATCGGAACACTCAATCCTAAAGGATACATTTATGAGATTTCTAAGAAAATCTCACCTTGGTTTGCGACTCTATATCTTGCAGTCCTCTATCTATCGATTGGCCCCTTCTTTGCCATTCCACGTACAGCAACAACAGCTTACGAGGTCGGCATCAGCCCTCTCTTGTCTGAATCAAATAAAGGCCTAGGATTGATTGTCTTTACTGTGCTTTACTTTGCAGCGGCTTATTTGATTTCACTTAATCCATCAAAGATTTTGGATCGAATTGGACGTATCTTAACGCCAGTCTTTGCTTTGTTGATCGTTATCTTGGTTGTACTAGGTGCCTTCAAATACGGTGGAACAAGTCCTCAAACTGCTTCAGCTGCTTATCAAGCTTCTGCTTTTGGGACAGGTTTCCTAGAAGGTTATAACACTTTGGATGCCCTTGCCTCAGTTGCCTTCAGTGTGATTGCAGTTCAAACTTTGAAACAACTTGGATTCTCCAGTAAGAAAGAATACATTTCAACTATTTGGGTGGTTGGTATCGTTGTAGCTCTTGCTTTCAGCGCTCTTTACATTGGTTTAGGATTCCTTGGAAATCATTTCCCAGTACCAGCTGAAGTGATGAAGGGTGGAACACCAGGTGTTTATATCTTGTCGCAAGCAACTCAGGAAATCTTTGGTTCAACAGCTCAACTCTTCCTTGCTGTTATGGTAACTGTAACCTGCTTCACAACGACAGTTGGATTGATTGTGTCTACAGCTGAGTTCTTTAATGGACGTTTCCCACAAATCAGCTACAAGGTCTATGCCACTGCCTTTACCTTGATTGGGTTTGCTATTGCAAACCTTGGTCTTGATGCAATTATTAAGTACTCAGTGCCAGTACTGGTAATCTTGTACCCAATCACCATCGCCATTGTGATGATCGTGATTGTTAATAAGTTTGTAGCCCTATCAACACCGGGCATGCAGTTAACTATTGGGCTTGTTACAGCTATTGCTCTTGCAAGTGTCCTTGGAAGTTCCTTTAAAATTGAGTTTCTAGAAAATCTGATTAATGCCCTTCCGTTTGCGTCAGCCTCTCTTCCATGGCTAGTGCCAGCTATTATCGGAATCTTGCTTTCATTGGTTCTACCAAACAAACAAGAGAGTGATGTTTTTGAGATGGAATAA
- a CDS encoding DUF1307 domain-containing protein, with amino-acid sequence MKTLVKTSLALVASLVLLLGCSKQASTPSSSSTKEDKTTQSSETKQSSQQSSEKKDETETHTFVHNSKPGIHSTLTYTVKGDDVVKQTAHNVFDPEKLNNTAEGIKQIVDDTNKGYEGVKGVTQKVEIQDEKVIQNIEVDMSVASLDELKKAMPNEYYGIGNRVSFAASKKKLKEAGYTEQTN; translated from the coding sequence ATGAAAACTCTTGTTAAAACTTCACTAGCCCTAGTGGCTTCACTTGTCCTCCTACTCGGATGCTCCAAACAAGCATCAACGCCTTCTAGCAGCAGTACCAAAGAAGATAAAACAACTCAGTCAAGCGAGACCAAGCAGAGCAGCCAACAATCATCTGAAAAGAAAGATGAGACAGAAACCCACACATTTGTCCACAATAGCAAACCTGGAATTCATTCTACCTTGACTTATACTGTAAAGGGGGATGATGTTGTAAAACAAACTGCTCATAATGTATTTGACCCTGAGAAACTTAATAATACCGCGGAAGGTATTAAGCAAATTGTTGACGATACTAATAAAGGTTATGAAGGGGTCAAAGGGGTTACACAAAAAGTTGAAATTCAAGACGAAAAAGTTATCCAAAACATCGAGGTTGACATGTCTGTCGCAAGTCTTGACGAACTGAAAAAAGCAATGCCGAATGAATATTATGGTATTGGAAACCGTGTAAGCTTTGCTGCTTCGAAAAAAAAGCTTAAAGAAGCTGGTTATACTGAACAAACCAACTAA
- a CDS encoding DUF1307 domain-containing protein: protein MKSYFKVSLALVASLVLLLGCSKQASTPTNSSTKEDTTTQSSESKQSSQQSSEKKETTKTHTFVNKNNSGITSTLVYTVEGDNVIKQSANNIADPEILGATPEDVKSFIEEKYKGYNGLKGVKQTIEIKDGKVVQDLEVDFSVASINELRKALPEEYSGIGNRVSFSNSKKALEKMGFTEKTN from the coding sequence ATGAAATCATACTTTAAAGTATCACTAGCCCTTGTGGCTTCACTTGTCCTCCTGCTCGGATGTTCCAAACAAGCATCAACACCTACCAACAGCAGTACCAAAGAAGACACAACAACTCAGTCAAGTGAGAGCAAACAAAGCAGCCAACAATCATCTGAAAAGAAAGAAACAACTAAGACACATACCTTTGTAAACAAAAATAATTCTGGAATCACTTCTACCTTGGTTTATACTGTAGAAGGCGACAATGTTATCAAGCAATCAGCTAATAACATTGCTGATCCTGAAATCCTTGGTGCAACTCCAGAAGATGTCAAGAGTTTTATCGAAGAAAAATACAAAGGTTATAATGGACTCAAAGGTGTTAAACAAACGATTGAAATCAAAGATGGAAAAGTTGTTCAAGATCTAGAAGTTGATTTCTCAGTTGCAAGCATTAACGAACTTAGAAAAGCACTTCCTGAAGAATATTCTGGTATCGGTAATCGTGTCAGTTTCTCAAACTCTAAAAAAGCACTGGAAAAAATGGGATTCACAGAAAAGACGAACTAA
- a CDS encoding M42 family metallopeptidase has translation MNQTINYIKELTAIASPTGFTREISDYLVHTLEELGYQPVRTAKGGVNVTIKGQNDDQHRYVTAHVDTLGAIVRAVKPDGRLKLDRIGGFPWNMIEGENCTVHVASTGQTVSGTILIHQTSCHVYKDAGTAERTQDNMEVRLDEKVTNEKETRALGIEVGDFISFDPRTVVTETGFIKSRHLDDKVSAAILLNLLRFYKEEGIALPVTTHFAFSVFEEVGHGANSNIPTQVVEYLAVDMGAMGDDQQTDEYTVSICVKDASGPYHYDFRQHLVALAKEQDIPFKLDIYPFYGSDASAAMSAGAEVKHALLGAGIESSHSYERTHIDSVVATERMVDAYLKSALVD, from the coding sequence ATGAATCAGACTATAAACTATATCAAAGAACTAACCGCTATTGCATCTCCAACAGGATTTACTCGTGAGATCTCAGACTATCTAGTCCATACTTTAGAAGAGCTTGGTTACCAGCCTGTTCGTACAGCCAAGGGTGGTGTCAATGTTACTATTAAAGGTCAAAATGATGACCAACACCGCTATGTGACTGCCCATGTGGATACGCTGGGTGCTATTGTCCGTGCAGTCAAACCAGATGGCCGTCTCAAATTAGATCGTATCGGTGGTTTCCCTTGGAACATGATTGAGGGAGAAAACTGTACCGTTCATGTGGCTAGCACAGGTCAAACGGTATCTGGAACCATCCTCATCCACCAGACTTCTTGCCATGTCTACAAAGATGCAGGAACTGCTGAACGCACTCAGGACAATATGGAAGTGCGTTTGGACGAAAAAGTAACCAATGAAAAGGAAACGCGCGCCTTGGGCATCGAGGTTGGCGACTTTATCAGTTTTGACCCGCGAACTGTCGTGACAGAGACTGGTTTTATTAAGTCTCGCCACTTGGATGACAAGGTCAGCGCAGCAATTTTGCTCAATCTTCTTCGTTTTTATAAGGAAGAGGGGATTGCATTGCCAGTAACAACTCATTTTGCTTTTTCAGTCTTCGAAGAGGTGGGCCACGGTGCTAACTCCAATATTCCAACTCAAGTGGTGGAATATCTAGCTGTCGATATGGGGGCAATGGGAGATGACCAGCAGACGGATGAGTATACAGTTTCTATCTGTGTCAAGGACGCTTCAGGTCCCTATCACTATGACTTCCGTCAACATTTAGTAGCTTTGGCGAAGGAGCAAGATATTCCATTTAAGCTCGACATTTATCCATTTTACGGTTCGGATGCTTCCGCAGCTATGTCAGCAGGAGCAGAGGTTAAGCATGCCCTCCTTGGAGCTGGTATTGAATCCAGTCACTCTTACGAACGAACACACATTGATTCGGTCGTGGCGACTGAGCGTATGGTTGATGCCTATCTCAAGAGTGCATTGGTAGACTAA
- a CDS encoding HIT family protein, translated as MCLICQRIEWIKAGENPYFVKELETGYVVIGDHQYFKGYTLFLAKEHVTELHHMETSEKLRFLEEMSLVQESVAKAFKAEKMNIELLGNGDAHAHWHLFPRRAGDMKSHGLNGRGPVWWVPWEEMAAEDCQVQSPELEEMIKILSHELEKHLA; from the coding sequence ATGTGCTTGATTTGTCAAAGAATTGAATGGATCAAGGCAGGGGAAAATCCTTACTTTGTAAAAGAACTAGAAACAGGCTATGTTGTCATTGGAGACCATCAATACTTTAAGGGCTATACCTTATTTCTAGCAAAAGAGCATGTCACAGAACTTCACCATATGGAGACTTCTGAAAAACTGCGTTTTCTAGAGGAAATGAGTTTGGTCCAAGAATCTGTTGCCAAAGCGTTTAAAGCTGAAAAGATGAATATTGAACTCCTAGGAAATGGAGATGCCCACGCTCATTGGCATCTTTTTCCGCGAAGAGCAGGTGATATGAAGAGTCATGGATTGAATGGCCGTGGGCCAGTCTGGTGGGTGCCCTGGGAAGAAATGGCGGCAGAAGATTGCCAAGTACAATCGCCAGAGCTGGAAGAGATGATTAAAATCTTATCTCATGAATTGGAGAAGCATTTGGCCTAA
- the ldcB gene encoding LD-carboxypeptidase LdcB/DacB yields the protein MKKRYVILSGLLALTLAACSQEKTKVEENTQKTEQSSQPEGTVGSKSQASSQKKAEVVNKGDYYSIQGKYDEIVIANKHYPLSKDYNPGENPTAKAELLKLIAAMQAAGYPISDHYSGFRSYETQTKLYQDYVNQDGKEAADRYSARPGYSEHQTGLAFDLIGTDGDLVTEEKAAQWLLDHAADYGFVVRYLKGKEKETGYMAEEWHLRYVGKEAKEIAASGLSLEEYYGFEGGDYVD from the coding sequence ATGAAAAAAAGATATGTCATTTTATCTGGTTTACTAGCATTGACTCTTGCAGCTTGTTCGCAAGAAAAAACCAAAGTTGAAGAAAATACTCAAAAGACGGAGCAAAGCAGTCAACCGGAAGGAACTGTAGGAAGCAAATCCCAAGCCTCTAGTCAGAAGAAGGCAGAAGTTGTCAATAAGGGAGACTACTATAGTATTCAAGGGAAGTACGATGAAATCGTCATAGCTAATAAGCACTATCCTTTGTCAAAAGACTATAATCCAGGAGAAAATCCAACAGCTAAAGCAGAGTTGCTGAAGCTCATTGCAGCAATGCAAGCGGCTGGCTACCCAATCAGCGATCACTACAGTGGTTTTAGAAGTTATGAAACTCAAACCAAACTTTATCAAGACTATGTGAATCAAGATGGTAAGGAAGCTGCTGATCGCTACTCAGCTCGCCCAGGTTATAGTGAACACCAAACAGGTCTTGCATTTGACCTTATTGGGACAGATGGAGATTTAGTTACTGAAGAAAAGGCGGCCCAGTGGCTCTTGGATCATGCGGCTGACTATGGCTTTGTTGTTCGCTATCTCAAAGGCAAGGAAAAAGAGACTGGCTACATGGCGGAAGAATGGCATCTTCGCTACGTCGGAAAAGAAGCCAAAGAAATTGCTGCAAGTGGTCTCAGTTTGGAAGAGTACTATGGCTTTGAAGGCGGAGATTACGTCGATTAA
- the rplK gene encoding 50S ribosomal protein L11, with product MAKKVEKLVKLQIPAGKATPAPPVGPALGQAGINIMGFTKEFNARTADQAGMIIPVVISVYEDKSFTFVTKTPPAAVLLKKAAGVEKGSGTPNKTKVATVTRAQVQEIAETKMPDLNAANIESAMRMIEGTARSMGFTVVD from the coding sequence ATGGCTAAAAAAGTCGAAAAACTTGTAAAATTGCAAATCCCTGCTGGTAAAGCTACACCAGCTCCACCAGTTGGACCTGCTCTTGGTCAAGCTGGTATCAACATCATGGGATTCACAAAAGAGTTCAACGCTCGTACAGCTGACCAAGCTGGTATGATCATTCCAGTTGTTATCTCAGTATACGAAGACAAATCATTTACTTTCGTTACAAAAACACCACCAGCTGCTGTTCTTTTGAAAAAAGCTGCAGGTGTTGAAAAAGGATCAGGTACACCTAACAAAACTAAAGTTGCTACAGTTACTCGTGCACAAGTACAAGAAATTGCAGAAACTAAGATGCCAGATTTGAACGCAGCAAACATTGAGTCTGCAATGCGTATGATCGAAGGTACTGCTCGTTCTATGGGATTCACTGTTGTTGACTAA
- the rplA gene encoding 50S ribosomal protein L1 yields the protein MAKKSKQLRAALEKIDSTKAYSVEEAVALAKETNFAKFDATVEVAYNLNIDVKKADQQIRGAMVLPNGTGKTSRVLVFARGAKAEEAKAAGADFVGEDDLVAKINDGWLDFDVVIATPDMMALVGRLGRVLGPRNLMPNPKTGTVTMDVAKAVEESKGGKITYRADRAGNVQAIIGKVSFEAEKLVENFKAFNETIQKAKPATAKGTYVTNLTITTTQGVGIKVDVNSL from the coding sequence ATGGCTAAAAAAAGCAAACAACTTCGTGCTGCTCTTGAAAAAATCGACAGCACAAAAGCATACAGTGTAGAAGAAGCTGTAGCACTTGCAAAAGAAACTAACTTTGCAAAATTTGACGCAACTGTAGAAGTTGCTTACAACTTGAACATCGACGTTAAAAAAGCTGACCAACAAATCCGTGGCGCAATGGTATTGCCAAACGGTACTGGTAAAACTTCACGCGTTCTTGTTTTCGCACGTGGTGCAAAAGCTGAAGAAGCAAAAGCTGCTGGTGCAGACTTTGTTGGTGAAGATGACCTTGTTGCGAAAATCAACGACGGTTGGTTGGACTTCGACGTAGTTATCGCTACACCTGACATGATGGCTCTTGTTGGACGTCTTGGACGTGTCCTTGGACCACGTAACTTGATGCCAAACCCTAAAACTGGTACTGTAACAATGGATGTTGCTAAAGCAGTTGAAGAGTCTAAAGGTGGTAAAATCACTTACCGTGCTGACCGTGCAGGTAACGTTCAAGCAATCATCGGTAAAGTATCATTTGAAGCTGAAAAATTGGTTGAAAACTTCAAAGCTTTCAACGAAACAATTCAAAAAGCAAAACCAGCTACAGCTAAAGGAACTTACGTAACAAACTTGACAATCACAACTACTCAAGGTGTTGGTATCAAGGTTGATGTAAACTCACTTTAA
- a CDS encoding class I SAM-dependent methyltransferase gives MSEAGHKFLAKLGKKRLRPGGKRATDWLIAEGGFSKEKRILEVACNRGTTAIELAQRFGCKITAVDMDGQALEVAKKSAETAGVGHLIRFERANAMKLPYEDASFDIVINEAMLTMQTDQAKKKCVMEYLRVLKPEGLLLTHDVLLKEAKESVRQELSQAIHVNVGPLTQDGWEQVMRESGYHDVKILTGEMTLMKLSGMIYDEGWLGTLKICVNACKKENRKQFLTMYKMFAKNKQKLGFIAMASYKSSNR, from the coding sequence ATGTCAGAAGCAGGTCATAAGTTTTTAGCAAAACTGGGGAAAAAACGCTTACGTCCAGGTGGAAAACGTGCTACAGATTGGTTAATTGCGGAAGGAGGATTTTCAAAAGAAAAGAGAATACTAGAAGTTGCGTGCAATAGGGGAACTACAGCAATTGAGTTGGCACAGCGTTTTGGTTGTAAGATAACTGCTGTTGATATGGATGGACAAGCCTTAGAAGTGGCTAAAAAATCTGCTGAAACGGCAGGTGTTGGTCATTTGATCAGATTTGAAAGAGCAAATGCAATGAAACTTCCTTATGAAGATGCTAGTTTTGATATTGTTATAAATGAAGCTATGCTGACTATGCAAACCGATCAAGCTAAGAAAAAATGTGTAATGGAGTATCTAAGGGTTTTAAAACCTGAAGGTCTTCTTTTGACACATGATGTGCTTCTTAAGGAAGCTAAAGAGTCTGTCAGACAGGAATTGTCACAAGCAATTCATGTAAATGTAGGTCCTTTAACTCAAGATGGTTGGGAACAGGTGATGAGAGAATCAGGTTACCATGATGTGAAAATATTGACTGGTGAAATGACATTAATGAAATTATCAGGTATGATTTATGACGAAGGTTGGCTAGGAACTTTGAAAATTTGCGTAAATGCTTGTAAAAAGGAGAATAGAAAGCAGTTTTTAACTATGTATAAAATGTTTGCTAAGAATAAACAGAAATTGGGCTTTATTGCTATGGCTAGTTATAAATCGTCAAATCGTTAG
- a CDS encoding adenine phosphoribosyltransferase, with the protein MNLKDYIATIENYPKEGITFRDISPLMADGNAYSYAVREIVQYATDKKIDMIVGPEARGFIVGCPVAFELGIGFAPVRKPGKLPREVISADYEKEYGIDTLTMHADAIKPGQRVLIVDDLLATGGTVKATIEMIERLGGVVAGCAFLIELDELKGREKIGDYDYKVLMHY; encoded by the coding sequence ATGAATTTAAAAGATTATATCGCAACGATTGAAAATTATCCTAAGGAAGGCATCACCTTCCGTGATATCAGCCCTTTGATGGCAGATGGAAATGCATATAGCTACGCTGTTCGTGAAATCGTTCAGTATGCAACGGACAAGAAAATCGACATGATCGTGGGTCCAGAGGCTCGCGGATTTATTGTTGGCTGCCCAGTTGCTTTTGAGTTGGGAATTGGTTTTGCACCTGTTCGTAAGCCAGGAAAATTGCCACGTGAAGTCATTTCTGCTGATTATGAGAAAGAGTACGGTATTGATACCTTGACCATGCATGCTGATGCGATCAAGCCAGGCCAACGTGTTCTCATCGTAGATGATCTTTTGGCAACAGGCGGAACTGTCAAGGCAACGATTGAGATGATTGAAAGACTTGGTGGAGTTGTAGCCGGTTGTGCTTTCTTGATTGAGTTGGATGAGCTTAAAGGCCGTGAAAAAATCGGAGACTACGATTACAAGGTTCTTATGCATTATTAA
- the metA gene encoding homoserine O-acetyltransferase MetA, translating into MPIRIDKKLPAVEILRTENIFVMDDQRAAHQDIRPLKILILNLMPQKMVTETQLLRHLANTPLQLDIDFLYMETHRSKTTRAEHMETFYKTFPEVKDDFFDGLIITGAPVEHLPFEEVDYWEEFKQVIEWSKTHVFSTLHICWGAQAGLYVRYGVEKHQMDRKLSGIYPQDTLKEGHLLFRGFDDRYVAPHSRHTEILKEEILNKTNLEILSEGPEVGVSILASRDLREIYSFGHLEYDRDTLAREYFRDYEAGLNPHIPENYFKNDDVNETPCLCWSSSAALFFSNWVNYAVYQETPFDWRKVEDDAAAFGYL; encoded by the coding sequence ATGCCGATTCGAATTGATAAAAAATTACCAGCTGTGGAGATTTTAAGGACAGAAAATATCTTTGTTATGGACGACCAACGGGCCGCTCATCAGGATATTCGCCCCTTGAAGATTCTGATTTTAAATCTCATGCCTCAAAAAATGGTAACAGAAACGCAACTCTTACGGCATTTGGCTAATACCCCTTTGCAACTAGATATTGATTTCTTATATATGGAAACACATCGTTCCAAGACAACCCGTGCCGAACATATGGAAACCTTCTATAAGACCTTTCCAGAGGTCAAGGATGACTTTTTTGATGGACTGATTATCACAGGAGCACCAGTAGAGCATTTACCTTTTGAAGAGGTAGATTACTGGGAGGAATTCAAACAGGTCATCGAATGGTCCAAGACGCATGTTTTTTCAACACTCCATATCTGTTGGGGAGCTCAAGCAGGTCTTTATGTTCGCTATGGCGTTGAAAAGCACCAGATGGATCGGAAACTATCAGGCATTTATCCACAGGACACCTTGAAAGAAGGGCATCTTCTTTTTAGAGGTTTTGATGATCGCTATGTAGCACCTCATTCTCGTCATACGGAGATTTTAAAAGAAGAAATCTTAAACAAGACCAATCTGGAGATTCTGTCAGAAGGTCCTGAGGTTGGGGTTTCTATCTTAGCTAGTCGAGATTTGCGTGAGATTTATAGTTTTGGTCATTTGGAGTATGATCGTGACACTTTGGCAAGAGAGTATTTTCGTGATTATGAGGCGGGACTCAATCCTCATATCCCAGAGAACTACTTTAAAAATGATGATGTAAATGAGACGCCCTGTCTTTGTTGGTCTTCATCAGCTGCCCTCTTTTTCAGCAATTGGGTAAACTATGCAGTTTATCAAGAAACCCCTTTTGACTGGAGAAAGGTAGAGGATGATGCGGCTGCATTTGGATATCTATAA
- a CDS encoding DnaD domain-containing protein gives MTYFDAFKSGNLVLPSALLLHFKELFPSSEDFLVWQFFYLQNTTALGDVSPSQIAEIIGKEVADVNQSISNLTENGLLQYRTIELNGEIELIFDASLAFERLDSLLDTQTPATTAPNPQNQLKDLVETFQQELGRLLTPFEIEDLSKTVKEDGVKADLIKEALREAVLNGKPNWKYIQAILRNWRHEGIQSVAQVEAKRAEREANNPKQVQASADFLDAMNLWQD, from the coding sequence ATGACATATTTTGACGCTTTTAAATCAGGGAACTTGGTTTTGCCAAGTGCCCTGCTCTTGCATTTTAAGGAACTCTTTCCTTCCAGCGAAGATTTTCTCGTCTGGCAATTTTTCTATTTACAAAATACCACAGCACTAGGAGATGTTTCGCCTAGTCAGATTGCTGAAATCATTGGGAAAGAGGTGGCAGATGTCAACCAATCCATTTCGAATTTGACTGAAAATGGTTTGCTACAATATCGGACCATTGAACTAAATGGGGAAATTGAGCTGATTTTTGATGCTAGTTTGGCTTTTGAACGCTTGGATAGCTTGCTAGATACCCAAACTCCAGCTACAACTGCCCCAAATCCGCAAAATCAATTGAAGGATCTGGTTGAAACTTTTCAGCAGGAATTGGGACGCTTATTAACACCATTTGAAATCGAGGATCTTTCCAAGACGGTCAAAGAAGACGGAGTTAAGGCGGATTTGATTAAGGAAGCTCTCCGAGAGGCCGTCCTCAATGGGAAGCCAAACTGGAAATATATTCAGGCAATCCTACGAAACTGGCGCCATGAAGGCATCCAGTCTGTTGCCCAAGTAGAGGCCAAACGAGCAGAGCGAGAAGCCAACAATCCCAAACAAGTTCAGGCTTCGGCTGATTTCCTCGATGCCATGAATTTGTGGCAAGATTAG
- the tpiA gene encoding triose-phosphate isomerase, protein MSRKPFIAGNWKMNKNPEEAKAFVEAVASKLPSSDLVEAGIAAPAVDLTAVLAAAKGSNLKVAAQNCYFENAGAFTGETSPQVLKEIGTDYVVIGHSERRDYFHETDEDINKKAKAIFANGMLPIICCGESLETYEAGKAAEFVGAQVSAALAGLTAEQVAASVIAYEPIWAIGTGKSASQDDAQKMCKVVRDVVAADFGQEVAEKVRVQYGGSVKPENVASYMACPDVDGALVGGASLEAESFLALLDFVK, encoded by the coding sequence ATGTCACGTAAACCATTTATCGCTGGTAACTGGAAAATGAACAAAAATCCAGAAGAAGCAAAAGCATTCGTTGAGGCCGTTGCATCAAAACTTCCTTCATCAGACCTTGTTGAAGCAGGTATCGCAGCTCCTGCAGTTGATTTGACAGCTGTTCTTGCTGCTGCTAAAGGTTCAAACCTTAAAGTTGCTGCTCAAAACTGCTACTTTGAAAATGCAGGTGCGTTCACTGGTGAAACAAGCCCACAAGTTTTGAAAGAAATCGGTACTGACTACGTTGTTATCGGTCACTCAGAACGTCGTGACTACTTCCATGAAACTGACGAAGATATCAACAAAAAAGCAAAAGCAATCTTTGCAAACGGTATGCTTCCAATCATCTGTTGTGGTGAGTCACTTGAAACTTACGAAGCTGGTAAAGCTGCTGAATTCGTAGGTGCTCAAGTTTCAGCTGCTCTTGCTGGATTGACTGCAGAACAAGTTGCTGCATCCGTTATCGCTTATGAGCCAATCTGGGCTATCGGTACTGGTAAATCAGCTTCACAAGACGATGCACAAAAAATGTGTAAAGTTGTTCGCGACGTTGTAGCTGCTGACTTTGGTCAAGAAGTTGCAGAAAAAGTTCGTGTTCAATACGGTGGTTCTGTTAAACCTGAAAACGTTGCTTCATACATGGCTTGCCCAGACGTTGACGGTGCCCTTGTAGGTGGTGCGTCACTTGAAGCTGAAAGCTTCTTGGCATTGCTTGATTTTGTAAAATAA
- a CDS encoding Dps family protein produces the protein MVELKKEAVKDVTTLSKTAPVALAKTKEVLNQAVADLYVAHIALHQVHWYMRGRGFLVWHPKMDEYMDSLDGYLDEISERLITLSGKPYSTLTEFLQHSEIEEEEGEFRNVEESLERVLAIYRYLITLFQKALDVTDEEGDDVTNDIFVGAKAELEKTVWMLTAELGQAPGL, from the coding sequence ATGGTTGAATTGAAAAAAGAAGCAGTAAAAGACGTAACAACATTATCTAAAACAGCGCCAGTAGCATTGGCAAAAACAAAGGAAGTATTGAACCAAGCAGTAGCAGACTTGTATGTGGCTCACATTGCCCTTCACCAAGTTCACTGGTATATGCGTGGTCGTGGTTTCCTCGTATGGCATCCAAAAATGGATGAATACATGGACAGCCTTGATGGCTATCTTGACGAAATCAGTGAACGTTTGATCACTCTTAGTGGCAAACCTTACTCAACTTTGACAGAGTTCCTTCAACACAGTGAAATCGAAGAAGAAGAAGGAGAATTCCGTAACGTTGAAGAAAGCTTGGAACGTGTTCTAGCAATTTATCGCTACCTCATCACTCTTTTCCAAAAAGCTTTGGATGTAACTGATGAAGAAGGTGATGATGTTACAAACGATATCTTTGTTGGGGCTAAGGCTGAACTTGAGAAAACAGTTTGGATGCTTACAGCAGAACTTGGACAAGCTCCTGGTCTGTAA
- a CDS encoding zinc ribbon domain-containing protein YjdM yields MNNLPNCPKCNSEYVYEDGSLLVCPECAYEWNPAEVAEVEEGVVAIDANGNKLADGDTVTLIKDLKVKGAPKDLKQGTRVKNIRIVEGDHNIDCKIDGFGAMKLKSEFVKKI; encoded by the coding sequence ATGAACAACTTACCAAATTGCCCAAAATGTAATTCAGAATATGTCTACGAAGACGGAAGTCTCTTGGTCTGCCCAGAGTGTGCCTATGAGTGGAATCCTGCAGAAGTTGCAGAAGTAGAAGAAGGTGTAGTTGCTATCGATGCCAATGGAAATAAACTGGCTGACGGCGATACTGTGACCCTTATCAAGGACTTGAAAGTAAAAGGTGCGCCAAAGGATTTGAAACAAGGAACTCGTGTTAAAAATATCCGTATCGTAGAAGGTGACCACAACATCGACTGTAAGATTGATGGTTTTGGAGCTATGAAACTCAAATCAGAATTTGTTAAGAAAATCTAG